The window ATAGTTGGAAGCAGGGAGATAAAAAATGGCTACTGGAAACCTGAAGGTGTCATGTAGGCGCTGTAATGCTTGCGGAAAAGTGACCAAGTGTGAAAGGAATGGCATGATCTGGGGGTGCGGTGATCTGATCATGGTCTTTATGACAGTGGGCCTCTGGTGCATCGCTCGTTTTATCGTTAATGAAGTAATAAATCCCTGGCGCTGTTCTGAATGCGGGAAGCGAGTCTGAAACATAGGCGATATATGACCCGAAAAAATATATCCATCTTTTGCGCCGTTTTTATTTTTGCGATATTCATGCTGCACTTTTTACCATTCTCCAAAGATAAATCCTTGAATAATGCCGGACAAAAGATTGTCTCCACCACTAGAAGTCTTTTAGATTCAAATGAAATGCAGGTTGGTAAAGCTGCTTATGACCGCAAAGATTACGTAGCAGCCTTCCAAAACTTCTCCAAGGCCGCAAAAAAAGGTGATGCAGAAGCACAATATAAACTCGGGTTGATGTATGACGAAGGCCACGGTGTGCCGAAAAATTATGTCGAGGGCGCCAAATGGTACCGCAAAGCCGCAGAACAGGGCTTTGCACCGGCGCAGTCTAATCTCGGGTTTATGTATGTCAACGGCCAAGGCGTGTCGCAGGATTATAGTGCAACGTATGTCCATGGCCAAAGCGTGTCTCCAGATTATGTTGAAGCAGTCAAATGGTACCGCAAAGCCGCAGAACAGGGCTTTGCAGAGGCGCAAAATAATCTCGGGGCAATGTATTACAAAGGCCAAGGCGTGCCGCAGGATTACACAGTGGCCGCCGACTGGTACCGCGCAGCCGCAGAGCAGGGCAATGCAATTGCACAGTTGAATCTAGGGTCAATGTATTACCACCACTTGGGTGTGCCAAAAGATTACACAGAGGCATTCAAATGGTACCACAAAGCCGCGGAACAGGGTGTTGCACAGGCGAAGGCTATGCTCGGGTCAATGTATTACACAGGCCAAGGCGTGCCGCAGGATTACACAGAGGCCGCCAAATGGTACCACAAAGCCGCAGAACAGGGTGTTGCACAGGCGAAGGCTATGCTCGGGGCAATGTATTACACAGGCCAAGGCGTGCCGCAGGATTACACAGAGGCCGCCAAATGGTACCGCAAGGCAGCGGAACAGGGCGTTGCAGAGGCACAGGCTTGGGCCAGACGTAGAAAATGGACGACAAATGATCTAGCAATTTTATGTGTGGGAAAAACGAAACAAGAAATTCGTGGAGCATTTGGAGAACCGGATAATACCCGATGGGCAACCATGCGGCGGCTGGATTTATCAAAATATGATCCTGAGTATCATGATCAAAGTAAAATGGCATTCAGATGGATTTATAAAAATATGGATATCAACAATCTGGATCTCGGGACAAAAGAAAGTGTTCTCTGTATCTGGTTTTTCTATAGAGAGGGATACATTGCTACCAGTATAAAGACTATGAATTCATCAACGTATAGGGATTTGCTGCATGTAGAATTTGAAAATGGTTATGGTTCCGGTCCCAGCATCTTCTGACTATTGATTTCCGTAAGGACGATGACTTCATGATCCTGGCCTTGATCAACAACAAGGGGGGGACGGGGAAGACCACGTCCGCCGTTTCGCTGGCCGCCGCGCTGGCCATGAAGGGAAACAAGGCGCTGCTGGTCGATCTGGACAGTTAGGCAAGCGCCAGCCTGTCCATGGGGATCGAGCGGGCGCGGGGGCAAGCCGGGGATGACACCGGACGAGTGGAGCGATCTTCTGTATTCGGAGGTGACCCACAAGGAACTTGCGAAAATGGGAGAGGAGTATCAAAAGAGCCTGAAGGACGAGAAGCAAAAGCAAGGGAAGAGACGTGCGGCACCCCCAAGAGCACCGAAAGGCACGGATTCGGCCAAGAAATTGGGCGGTGAGGGGAGGATACCGACCTCCAAGAGATCGCGCCCTAGAGTTTAGGGGTGGCTTATTGACGAGGGAGGGGAAGCAATCTCACCTCGCATTAGCTGCGGAGCTAATGAAAAGGGAGGGAACTAAATTGGATGCGCTGCAGAAACATTTTCATGATGAGGCTGCATCATTTAAAAAGGCGGGCTTCGCTTCAATTCAATGGTTGGCCTGTGGCGATGAGCGCACGTGTTCTACATGTAAGGCGATGGATAAAAAGGTATTACCGATAGAAGATATGCGCCTTGTTATTCAAAAACATCACTGCGAAAACAAAGAAGATGGATGCCGTTGCACGTTTGTACTCCCAGATGAAGAATCCAGCCCAATAGATAATGCACAATCTAAAGGTGATAAATCTGTTCCCGACTTAAACAAAGCCCCCGTGATGGATTTTATGTCTGCCATCGAAGAGGCGAAGAAAAAAGTGGCCGATCCAAAATGGTGGAGAGAACAAGGCTGTAAATGGGGCGATCATGCAATGGAAAGCTTCGGGAAGCTAATGGATCCAAAATATTCTTTATCGAATGAGGAAGCAAAGAGGATCATCATTGAATTCCCCGCTTTCCATTCCATAATAATGGAATCCAATATCGAAATTAACGATGAGACAGTGCCTAAGGTTATCCAATTGATAAGGGAACAGCTTGACCCGCAGAAATGGGCAAATCACGCTCCGGGGAGTCTCCGGGACGCTGGGCAAGAGGGTAAAACATGACTTATACGCCGAAGTACACTATAACAGACGCCACGGCGGTAGCATTGACCGCTATCGAGCGGGCGAGGGGCTTCCTGGAGGCCGCGAAGCTCTCCGAAGACTGGGTAGCCGGGATGCAGCGGCGGGCGCTTGTCCTGGAGGCCCATCATACTACCCATATAGAAGGGACGCACCTCACCCTGGAGCAGTCGGAGCGGATACTCGCCGGTAAATCCGTCCCGGAGGCAAACCCCGATGATGCCCGCGAGCTTCTGAACTATCGGGATGCCTTCGAGCTCGTGGCGGAATACCTCGGGAGTGGGGAGCCCGTCACCGAGGCGCTCATCCGGCAGGTACACAAGCGCCTTGTGATCGGCGTGCGCGGCGACTCGGGAGCTCCAGGGGAGTACCGGAGGGTGCAGAACTACGTCGTGAACAGCCGCACCAAAGAGGTTGTGTACACTCCTCCACCTCCCCAGGATGTGCCGCCCATGATGAAAGAGCTTATCGCGTGGCTCGGGGAGGCCAAGCAGATGAATCCCGTCCTTGAGGCCGGTGCCGCTCAGTTTCAGCTCGTCCATATCCACCCATTTGTGGACGGGAACGGCAGGAGTGCCCGGCTCCTCTCGACGCTCTGCCTTTACCGGAAAGGGTACGACTTCAAGCGCCTCTTTACCATCAGCGAATACTATGACCGGGACCGGGCGGCCTACTACCGGGCAATCCAGAGCGTCCGGGCCAGCGGCATGGACCTCACCAAGTGGCTGGAGTATTTCGCGGAGGGACTCGCCGTGCAGATGCGGGAGGTACAGGAGAAGGGGGAGCGCGTCATTCGGGCGGACGTGCTTGCCCGAAAGCACCGCCTCTCCGACCGGCAACGGGCCGCCCTCGGGCACGCCCTGGAGCACGGCTTACTTGCCTTACAAGACTACGCCGCACTATGCCCGAAGGCTAACCGCAGGACACTACAGAGAGACCTCAAGGCTATGGTGGACAAAGGCCTTCTCATTCAGGAGGGCTCAGGCCCGGCAGCGCATTACCGCATGGGGAAGGTTAAGAAGTGAAATCACGACATAATCACGACACGAATCACGACAGGATCGCGACATGGAAGATCACAGGCAATTAGCCGCGTACCGCCCTTGTGTTGAGCGGATCAATTCAAACTGGGCCGCTTTCTCTGGCAAGAGGAAGGAACGGCTGCAGCAGCACGCTCTGATCGGCCCTGTCACGGAGAAGGCGACCGAGAACCTGAGCAGCTCGGCAGAACGGGGGAGGTGATAGGAACCGAAGGAATATAAGAATATCGTAGATTGGAATTAACACGCCATGAACACATCAGGGAGGAATGCATGACACTCACCGTATCAACGAGCGAAAAAGAGACCGGCATCGTGACGATATCCCCGGTCGGCGTCATTGACGCGAGCACGTACGCCGTTCTCGAGACGCAGGTGGATTCGGTGCTCCGCACGCCGCCGAGGGCCCTCATATTCGACATGGCGGGCGTCACCTACATCAGCAGCGCCGGTGTGCGCGTAGTCCTCAAAGCCAAGAAATACCTCGCGCGGGACAAGGGGAAGGTGATGATGGTGAACCTTCAGCCGAGAGTAAAAAGAGTGTTCGATATCATCAATGCGCTCCCTCCCCAGCAGCTATTCGCGAGCATCGAAGAGCTGGATGCCTACCTTGACCGGATGCAGAAAGGCATCTAGGGGGGAGGAGGGCTCCCGCTCCGTTCCAACTATGTGATCCCCATGCTACGTAATAGAGGCATCGCATTCAAACTCAGCCTGTTCATCCTTGCCAGCTGTACGATTATTTTTGCCATTATCTTCAGCTACAACTATCTACTCTCTCGCCGGATCATACAAAGGAAAATCGAAGAGAACGCAGGGAATCTCACCCTCCGCACCGTGAACAAAATTGAGTCGGTGCTCAACGCGGTGGAGAAGGTCCCGGAAAACGTCGCCTATGCGCTCGAGGAGTCGTCCTATACCAAAGAAGGGATACTGAACCTGCTTCGCACGGTGGTGGAGAACAACCCCGAGATCTATGGCTCGACGATATCGTATGAACCATATCTCTTCGATAAGAACGTGCGCCTCTTCGGTCCGTACTACTACAAACCCGGGGGGAAGCTGAGCTTCACCTACCTGCATGAGGGATACAACTATGTCGTCTGGGACTGGTATACGGTTCCCAAAAAGCTCGGCCGACCGGTGTGGACCGAGCCCTACTTCGACAAGGGCGGCGGTAATATCATCATGTCCACGTACAGCGTCCCCTTTTACCGGAACATCGGCGGCGCGAGGACATTCGCCGGCGTGGTGACCGCCGATGTCTACCTCTCCCGGCTCCAGGACATCGTCTCCTCGGTGAAGATAGGGCAGACCGGCTACGCCTTCCTGATATCCAAGGGCGGGACGATCGTGACCCATCCCCGGAGAGAGCTGATCATGAAGGCGAAGCTGTCCCACCTCGCCGAGTCCCGGCACGACCCGCAGTTGAGCCGGCTCGCCGCCGAGATGGCCCAGGGGAAGAGCGGGTTTGAACCGTCAACCAGCATCATCACGGGAAAAAAATGCTGGATACGGTACGAGCCGATACCGTCCACGGGATGGTCGCTGGGGGTGGTCTTCCCCCAGGATGAGCTGATGGCCGACGTCACCAATCTGAGCAGGACAGTATTCATTCTCGGTCTGGCGGGGATCGCGGTGCTACTGGCGGTCATCGTCGCCATCTCGGGCTCCATCACCCGTCCTCTGAGAGCGCTGGCGGGCGCGACGAAGGATATCGCGCGGGGCACGCTGGATTTCACGCTTCCCTCCATGCCCTCCGGGGATGAGGTGGGGAGGCTCGCCGCGTCATTCATCTACATGAGGGATTCGCTGAAGAGGTACATACGCGAATTGACGGAGGCGACCGCCGCGAGGGAGCGGATGGAGAGCGAACTCAAGATCGCCCGCGATATCCAGATGGGGATGGTGCCCAAGGAGATCCCGCCGTTCCCGGGGAGGAACGAGCTGGACATCCGCGCCGTGCTGGAGCCGGCGCGCGAGGTGGGGGGAGATCTGTATGATTTCTTCTTTATCGATGCCGATCACCTCTGCTTCGTCATCGGGGACGTGTCGGGCAAGGGAGTCCCGGCGGCGCTGTTCATGGCGAGAACCATCACGCTGATCAAGGCCACGGCACGGGAGGTGATGAGCCCGGAAGAGATTTTGAGCAGGGTGAACAAAGAACTCGCGCACAACAATGATTCCTGCATGTTTGTCACGGTGTTCTGCGGCATCCTGAACGTCACGAACGGCGAACTCCGCTATGTCAACGCCGGCCACAACCCTCCGCTCATCGTGCGCGCGGGAGAGGGGGCTGAGTTTCTGAAGGGGGGGGAGAGCACCGTGCTGGGAGTCGAGGAGGATACGGAGTATGCAAAGGAGACGATCTTCCTGCGCCCCGGCGACACGCTCTACCTCTATACCGATGGCGTCACGGAGGCATTTGATGGCACGGGGCAGATGTTTTCCGAAGAGCGGCTGCACGACGAGGTGTCAGCCCACAGGAAGGAGTCAGTTGCCGAGCTGGCGGGGAACACGATGCGCATGGTCAAAGCTCATGCCAGAGGAGTACCCCAATCGGATGATATCACCATTGTGGTCCTCAGATACCTGGACGCCGTGGTGGTGGCGGCGAGTGGAGAGAATAAAACCATTGTCGTCAAAAATCGACTCGACGACATCCTGACGCTCGCGCGGGAGATTGCCGCATTCGGCGAGAGGCACCGCCTGTCCGATGATGTGCTCCACGATGTGCGCCTCGCGCTGGAGGAGGTCGTGGTGAATATCATCCACTATGCCTACGAGGATGCGCGCGAGCACGAGATCACCGTCCGCATGCTCATGGAAGAGGGAAATCTCGTTCTGGAGGTCAGGGACGACGGGAGACCGTTTAATCCCCTGGACGTCCCGCCCCCCAATCTCGATGAGACGGCTGAAGAACGGCAGGTGGGAGGCCTGGGCATTTTTCTCTCGCGCAGGCTGATGGACTCTGTGCAGTACAGGAGGGAAGGGGCGGAGAATATCCTGACCATGAGAAAGAAGCTGTAGACCCTGTTCCCAACCTGCGTGCATCTCACCACCCCGGTCATCAACTCAGGGACCTGTGAGGCCCCGGCATGGAGTCGCCGGCGGGTAGCGTTCTCGGCCATGGCACGTCCACGGGAATTATTCCCTTCCAGAGAACCTGCCGAAGCGGAGCGCGAGCGTGGGCATGACGAGGAGGTTGAGGGCTGTGGAGGTTATGAGACCTCCCAGAATCACGATCGCCATGGGCCCCTCGATCTCGTGCCCCGGCGCCCCGCTGTTGAGTGCGATAGGCAATATACCCATACCGGTAACCAATGCGGTCATGAGAATGGGGGTGAGCCGCTCAGAGGCGCCGCGGAGGGCCGCTTCCAGTCCCCAGTTCATCCCTTCGATAGAGACCAGGTGCTCGTAGTGCGAGATCATCATGATCGAGTTGCGCAGGGTGATTCCGAAGAGGCTCACAAAACCGACCAGCGAACCGATTGACAGGCCGTTTCCGGACAGCAGAAGCGCACACACTCCTCCCACTAACGAAAAGGGCAGATTCGCGAGGATGAGGGCGAGGTTGCGGTAGTTGGCGAACATGATGGAGAGCAGCAGGATAATCCCAAGGCCCACCAGCAGCGAATGCATTATCAGGTCGCGCCTCGAAGCCGCCTCCGCCTCCGCCGTACCCGTGAATTCGAGGTAAGTCCCTGCGGGCATGTGAACGGTTGCGGCGATCTTCTGTTTCGCCTCATCAACGAAGGAATGGACATCTCTCCCGGAGACGTTGCAGGTCACGGCCTGCACGCGCCGGGCGGCATCATGCTGGATCGCATAGCGCCCGGACGTCTCCCGGATGTCGGCAAGCCGGCTCAGGCGGACAAAGCTGCCGGTCGGGCTGTGGAGAGGCAGGTTACCCACCTCGGCGATGTTGTTCCTATCACGAGGGTCAAGGATTACCGTGACGTCGAATACCCGGTTCCCGGCGTATACCTGGCCGACGGTCGCCCCCTGGTAAGCGGTCTGGATGACGTCCAGGACCTCAACGGGGTCGAACCCCCATTGTGCGAGGTCCTCGGATCGGAGCCGGATGAAGAGCTGCGGAGTTCCGGGCGGCGACTGCGCCTGGACATCCTCAGCCCCCCGGATGGCGCCCAATTCTTTCACCACTTCCTTTGCCTTCACGTCCAGCACCGAAAAATCATCCCCGAAGATATTGACCACCACCGCTGCCGTATATCCCGAAAGGGTCTCCTCAATGCGCTCGGTGAGGAACGTGTTCACCACGAAGTTCACCCCGACAAATTCCGAGAGCGCCTTTCGTATTTCGTCCTGGGCGGATTCTGCCTGTTCACCGCTGAGCGGTTTCATGTCCACCTCGAGCTCGCTCGAGTGCGTCCCGAAAATATCGTCCGCCTCCGCTCTTCCCACGCGCTGGGCAACCGTCGCCACATAAGGGGTTTTCAAGAGAGCGAGGGTCGCCTGCCGGCCTATGTGAAGCGACTGTTCGATCGAAGTTCCCGGGGCGGCAGTCATGTGGACCAGGAAATGTCCCTCGCGGAGCTCGGGCAGGAATTCCCCCCCGAGCAAAAACAGCCCCGCGGCGCCTATGATCGAACCGATCCCCACCGCGCCGATGACCGCACGGGGCGAGCGCTCGACCCGGAGAAGCAGTGCGCGGTACCTCTGCTTCGACCAGCGCACCATCAAAGGCTCTTTTTTCTCCAGCTCGTGGCTTCCCAGCAACAGGAAACACATGACAGGGGTTACGGTGAGGGCGACGATCAGGGAGGAGAGTATGGCGAAGATATATGCGATACCGAGCGGGGAAAACAGCCGTCCCGCCAGGCCGGACATGGTGAGCACGGGGACGAATACCAGCGCCACCGCGAATGTCGCGTACACGACCGCCCCTTGCATCTCAAGGGACGCGTCATATATCACCTGAAAGACAGGCCGCGGGGTGGCCAGATAACGGTTCTCCCGGAGCCTC of the Candidatus Auribacterota bacterium genome contains:
- a CDS encoding tetratricopeptide repeat protein encodes the protein MTRKNISIFCAVFIFAIFMLHFLPFSKDKSLNNAGQKIVSTTRSLLDSNEMQVGKAAYDRKDYVAAFQNFSKAAKKGDAEAQYKLGLMYDEGHGVPKNYVEGAKWYRKAAEQGFAPAQSNLGFMYVNGQGVSQDYSATYVHGQSVSPDYVEAVKWYRKAAEQGFAEAQNNLGAMYYKGQGVPQDYTVAADWYRAAAEQGNAIAQLNLGSMYYHHLGVPKDYTEAFKWYHKAAEQGVAQAKAMLGSMYYTGQGVPQDYTEAAKWYHKAAEQGVAQAKAMLGAMYYTGQGVPQDYTEAAKWYRKAAEQGVAEAQAWARRRKWTTNDLAILCVGKTKQEIRGAFGEPDNTRWATMRRLDLSKYDPEYHDQSKMAFRWIYKNMDINNLDLGTKESVLCIWFFYREGYIATSIKTMNSSTYRDLLHVEFENGYGSGPSIF
- a CDS encoding AAA family ATPase; the encoded protein is MILALINNKGGTGKTTSAVSLAAALAMKGNKALLVDLDS
- a CDS encoding Fic family protein; amino-acid sequence: MTYTPKYTITDATAVALTAIERARGFLEAAKLSEDWVAGMQRRALVLEAHHTTHIEGTHLTLEQSERILAGKSVPEANPDDARELLNYRDAFELVAEYLGSGEPVTEALIRQVHKRLVIGVRGDSGAPGEYRRVQNYVVNSRTKEVVYTPPPPQDVPPMMKELIAWLGEAKQMNPVLEAGAAQFQLVHIHPFVDGNGRSARLLSTLCLYRKGYDFKRLFTISEYYDRDRAAYYRAIQSVRASGMDLTKWLEYFAEGLAVQMREVQEKGERVIRADVLARKHRLSDRQRAALGHALEHGLLALQDYAALCPKANRRTLQRDLKAMVDKGLLIQEGSGPAAHYRMGKVKK
- a CDS encoding STAS domain-containing protein; its protein translation is MTLTVSTSEKETGIVTISPVGVIDASTYAVLETQVDSVLRTPPRALIFDMAGVTYISSAGVRVVLKAKKYLARDKGKVMMVNLQPRVKRVFDIINALPPQQLFASIEELDAYLDRMQKGI
- a CDS encoding SpoIIE family protein phosphatase, yielding MLRNRGIAFKLSLFILASCTIIFAIIFSYNYLLSRRIIQRKIEENAGNLTLRTVNKIESVLNAVEKVPENVAYALEESSYTKEGILNLLRTVVENNPEIYGSTISYEPYLFDKNVRLFGPYYYKPGGKLSFTYLHEGYNYVVWDWYTVPKKLGRPVWTEPYFDKGGGNIIMSTYSVPFYRNIGGARTFAGVVTADVYLSRLQDIVSSVKIGQTGYAFLISKGGTIVTHPRRELIMKAKLSHLAESRHDPQLSRLAAEMAQGKSGFEPSTSIITGKKCWIRYEPIPSTGWSLGVVFPQDELMADVTNLSRTVFILGLAGIAVLLAVIVAISGSITRPLRALAGATKDIARGTLDFTLPSMPSGDEVGRLAASFIYMRDSLKRYIRELTEATAARERMESELKIARDIQMGMVPKEIPPFPGRNELDIRAVLEPAREVGGDLYDFFFIDADHLCFVIGDVSGKGVPAALFMARTITLIKATAREVMSPEEILSRVNKELAHNNDSCMFVTVFCGILNVTNGELRYVNAGHNPPLIVRAGEGAEFLKGGESTVLGVEEDTEYAKETIFLRPGDTLYLYTDGVTEAFDGTGQMFSEERLHDEVSAHRKESVAELAGNTMRMVKAHARGVPQSDDITIVVLRYLDAVVVAASGENKTIVVKNRLDDILTLAREIAAFGERHRLSDDVLHDVRLALEEVVVNIIHYAYEDAREHEITVRMLMEEGNLVLEVRDDGRPFNPLDVPPPNLDETAEERQVGGLGIFLSRRLMDSVQYRREGAENILTMRKKL
- a CDS encoding efflux RND transporter permease subunit, coding for MNATQGGILGAVVRFSLRFRGVIIALACAWLGYCAYILSTAKYDVFPEFATPQISVQTMAPGLAPEQVEALVTQPIENALNGVPGLESLRSDSIQGLSVITMYFSPRSNIYLNRQVIAERLTTLVGKLPEGFPAPAMVPLTSSTGDLLTIGLTSNTRSLMDLRTLADWTVKQRLLAVSGVAKVAVFGGDIKEFQIQPRIDRLKLYNLGMDDLLSAARKATGVRGAGFIDTPNQHIIIQTEGQSLNAEQLARSALVAGRDSGTVMNLTVGDVARVTEAPAPPISAASIMGKEGVILNLWVQYGANTLDVTKGVERSLEELLPMLRAQDVAIYPKLFRAANFIETAMHRLKISILIGAALVIAILFLFLANFRTASISVVAIPLSLLTAVTVLEYFGFSLNIMTLGGLAISIGVVVDDAVINLENTLRRLRENRYLATPRPVFQVIYDASLEMQGAVVYATFAVALVFVPVLTMSGLAGRLFSPLGIAYIFAILSSLIVALTVTPVMCFLLLGSHELEKKEPLMVRWSKQRYRALLLRVERSPRAVIGAVGIGSIIGAAGLFLLGGEFLPELREGHFLVHMTAAPGTSIEQSLHIGRQATLALLKTPYVATVAQRVGRAEADDIFGTHSSELEVDMKPLSGEQAESAQDEIRKALSEFVGVNFVVNTFLTERIEETLSGYTAAVVVNIFGDDFSVLDVKAKEVVKELGAIRGAEDVQAQSPPGTPQLFIRLRSEDLAQWGFDPVEVLDVIQTAYQGATVGQVYAGNRVFDVTVILDPRDRNNIAEVGNLPLHSPTGSFVRLSRLADIRETSGRYAIQHDAARRVQAVTCNVSGRDVHSFVDEAKQKIAATVHMPAGTYLEFTGTAEAEAASRRDLIMHSLLVGLGIILLLSIMFANYRNLALILANLPFSLVGGVCALLLSGNGLSIGSLVGFVSLFGITLRNSIMMISHYEHLVSIEGMNWGLEAALRGASERLTPILMTALVTGMGILPIALNSGAPGHEIEGPMAIVILGGLITSTALNLLVMPTLALRFGRFSGRE